The DNA sequence TAGCGCTCTTCGACAGATTTCGATAAACAACGATTGACGATGTTCTGTAAGGCGGTTGGCAGTTTGGGCGAGAACCTATCAAGCGGTCGCGGTTCGCCCATCAACAACGCCGCCAATACGTCAGCGGTAGTTTCGCCCCTGAAGGGCGCTTGCCCGGTTAGCAGTTCGTACATCACCACCCCCAGGCTGAACAGATCGCTGCGAGCGTCCACGTTCAGGCCGCGTGCTTGTTCTGGCGACATGTAGCTGGTGGTTCCCATCACCATGCCGGGTTGCGTCGTCAATCGGGCGGATTGAGCTTCTTTGTTCGGGCGAGGCGCTTGTTCGATCAATTTGGCCAAACCAAAATCCAACACCTTCACGATTCCATCCGGGCGAAGCATGATGTTTTCCGGTTTGATGTCGCGATGAATAATTCCGGCTTCGTGGGCGGAGGTGAGCGCCGCACAAGTCTGAAGCAAAACGTCCAGCGCCTGATTGAACACTAAGCCGCCGCTTTTGCAGATCTCGCGCAACGTCTTGCCGTCCACAAACTCCGCCGCAATGTAATGTTCGTGTTCGGCCTGGCCGACTTCGTAAACCGTGATGATGTTCGGATGGTTGAGCGCGGAAACTGCGCGCGCTTCACGTTGAAAGCGGCGAACGCGGGCAGCGTCCTGGGTGAGTTTTTCCAACAACAGTTTCAAGGCCACCTGCCGTCCCAGCCGCGTATCGTTCGCCAAATACACGATGCCCATGCCGCCGCGCCCAATTTCCCGTATCAGTTGGTAATGGCCGATTGTGTTGTCTGCGCGCGATTCTATTTGCTGAATCCAGTCGGCAGCGATTTCGGCCGGAGGAGCTTCAATGAAATTTTCCGACTGGCCGTGAAATTTCAGCAACGAATCCACTTCACGACGTAACTCATCGTCGCCGTTTGCGGCTTGGGCTAAAAAGCCTGCACGTTCCGATGGTTGGCGTTCCAGCACCTCATTCAACAACCGATCAATTTGCTGCCAACGTTCGGGAGTCATTTGGTTTTTTCCATGAATTCTTTTCGGCTGAGTTCGCGCAACAACCAGGCTTTGGCTGTTTCCCAGTCGCGCGAAACGGTGGCGGTGGAAACCCCCAAGGCTTCAGCAACCTCTTCTCCGCTCAACCCGCCGAAATACCGCATTTCGACGATTCGACTTTTTCGCTGATCGAACTTGGCCAGTTCCTGCAAGGCTTCATCCAGCGCGATCAACTCTGCTGCGCGATCTTCGGCCAGCGTCGCCGCTTCATCCAGCGAAACCTGCTCGGCTCCGCCGCCGCGCTTTTGATAATTTCGGCTGCGGGCGTGATCCACCAGAATGCGGCGCATGGCTTGCGCCGCCAGCCCGAAAAAGTGTGAACGGTTTTGCCATTGGATGTTTTCGTGATCCACCAACCGCAAATAGGCTTCATTGACCAGCGCCGAAGTTTGCAACGTGTGCCCTTGGCGTTCATTGCGCATGTAGTAATTGGCCATCCGTCGCAACTCTTCGTACACGAGCGGCATTAACTGATTCAACGCTTCCTGGTCGCCGTTGCGCCAATCCACCAACAGTTTGGTGATGTTTTGATTTGGAGTGTTTTGAGGAGATAGTTCCATCCAGTCGCACTTCCCGAAAAATTGGAGCTCAAACGCGCGAATTATAGCCTCAACCCAAGCCTGAAAAAAATTCTGCGTCCCGATGAAGATCGCCCGCTTTTCTCGCCTGTCCCGGTGATAGGTGTTTCTTTCGTTGACGCGCTTTCCATTGCTTCAGTACACTCCGCGCCGCTCACCGCCCAAGGTAAGAAGTAAACTCTTATGCGAAATGCGCCCCGCCTTCGCCAGATTCACATCCGATTTCAGTTCAGGAGGTGTTCGGGATGGTTGGTACACACACTCGCTCTTTCATTCAATCTTTATTTCAATCGCGGCTGGCTTGGTTGTTGGTTTTTTCAGTGTTGCTGTTGCCGGTTTGCCAGAAGGTTTTGACAGCGGTCAGCACGGCGCAACAGCGCCCTGAACCGATTCTGTTGAATTCCGGCGCGCTGGATATTTCGCGGCAAACCGCGAAGCTGACGCTCAGTGGTGAAAAGCGATTGCGGCTGATTCAATTTGCCGGAGCAATCCAACCCGCATGGTATCAAGCGTTGTTGGCTTCGGGCGCTGAGATCGTCAATTACATCCCAAACAATGCGTATCTGATTTATGCCGACGCTGACAGCGTTGAAAGTTTACAGGCCTGGAATACCACGGCAGCGTCAATGCACTGGCTGAGTGATTATTTGCCCCAGATGAAACTTTCGCGCAGCGCCGCACAACCATCAGTTTCTGCTGAATTCAAAGACAATCTGTTCGCCATTCAATTGGTTAGGGACGACGCGGCCAATCAAACGACACTCAACCTGCTCAAACAAGTTCAGTTGATTCCCGCAAAACAGCAAACGCGCATCGCGCATTTCATCAACCTGATCGTCGCGTTGCCTTCGGACGCGGTTGCTGAAATTGCCGAGCGCGACGATGTGATTTCAATCACGCGCTATTCAATTCCTAAGCGGCTGGACGAACGACAGGATCAAATCGTTGCCGGGAACATCAGTAACGGATTGCCCGTGCAAGGCGACTACCTGGACTATCTGTCGTCGAAAGGATTTACACAAGCACAATTCACGGCGTCGAATTTCGTCGTCAACGTGTCGGACAGCGGCATTGATAACGCGACGAGTTCGCCAAACCATTTTGCTTTGTACACCGGTGGCAGCATGGCGAACGCCAGTCGGGTTGTTTACAACCGCATGATCGGCACGCCCAGCGGACCGGGCAGCACGCTGCTGGGTTGCGACGGACACGGCACGATCAATTCGCACATCATTGCCGGATTCATCCCCAGCGGAGCGCCATTCAACGCGTTTCCGCACGCCGATGCTTCCGGGTTTCGGCACGGATTGGGCGTTGCACCCTTCGTCAAAGTGGGATCGTCAGTGATTTTCGATAACTCGACGAATTTCTTTGGCGATTACACCTTTCCCGATTTTGTTGAATTGGAATCGCGCGCCTACAACGACCGTGCGCGCATTTCTTCCAACAGTTGGGGCGGCAATACCAACGGCGAATACAACATTGACGCGCAACTGTACGATTACCTGACGCGCGACGCACAACCCGATGGTGCAGTGTTTTCCACTCCGGGCAATCAGGAACTCGTAACGATTTTTGCGGCGGGCAATTCCGGCCCGCAAGCGACAAGCGTTGCGCCACCTGCAGCGGCGAAAAACACCTTGTCGGTGGGAGCTTCGGAAAGCGTCAATCAATTCGGCGGCCCAGATAAATGCACCACCGCCGACAGCGAAGCCGACAATGCCAACGACCTTTCGATTTTCACCAGCCGAGGCCCCACGATGGACGGTCGCCGCAAACCGGAAATTGTTGCGCCCGGAACGCACGTGACCGGCGGAGTGTTGCAAGTTCCCAATCCGCCCGCCAACGGCCAGGCTGATCCGTGTTTCATTGGCCAGGCCGTGTGCGGAGGCCCGCCTTCCTCGCCGAATTTCTTTCCCATTGGTCAACAGTTTTATACGGCTTCTTCGGGAACCAGCCACGCCACGCCTGCGGTTTCCGGCGCTGCGGCGCTGGCGCGGCAACGATTCCTTAACGAAGGACTGGCTGCTCCTTCGCCCGCAATGACCAAAGCAGCCCTGGTCAACACAGCGCGCTATATGACCGGAACCGACGCCAACGACACGCTCTGGTCGAACGTGCAGGGAATGGGCGCCGTCAATTTGAATTCGTTTTTTGAACTCTTCACCGTGCCGACGCTATTGCGTGACCAAGACCCCGTGGATGTGTTCACGGCTTCGGGGCAGGTGCGAACGATCAATGGCACGATCAGCAATTCGTCAAAACCGTTTCGCGTGACCCTGGCTTGGACGGATGCGCCTGGATCAACAACCGGAGCGGCCTGGGTCAACAATCTCGATCTGGAAGTCACCATCGGCGGGCAAACCTATCGCGGCAACAATTTCGGCGGAGCCTTTTCGATTCCGGGCGGCGTCGCCGATGATAAAAACAATCTGGAAAGCGTGTTGATTCCGGCTGGCGTTTCTGGCGCGTTCACCATTCGCATTATTGCCGCGAACATCGCGGGCGACGGCGTACCCAACAATGCCGCCTTGCTCGATCAGGATTATGCGCTGGTGGTGTTCAACATGGCCGAAGCCTTGCAACCGATTGTGGATGCGGCGGGCGGAACGCTGGCGGCGGAAACCTGTTTGCCTGCTGATGGCGCAATTGATCCGGGCGAAAATGTAACGGTCAATTTCACGCTGAAAAACATTGGCCGCACGGCGACCACGAATTTGACGGCGACGCTGTTGCCGGGCGGAAACGTCGTTAATCCCAGCGCATCGCAAACGTACGGCGCGATTGCTCCACTGGGCGGAACCGCAACGCGAGCATTCAGTTTCCGCGCCAGCGGCAGTTGCGGCGGCCAGCTTTCGGCTACGATGCAATTGCAGGATGGCAATTCTTCTCTGGGATTGATCGTATTCATTTTTCCGCTGGGCGTGGCGAATCTTCAAACGCAAACCTTCAGCAACACGACTTCGATCAGCGTGCCGACTTTTGGAGCTTCGACGCCGTATCCTTCGACGATCAATGTCGCGGACATGAGCGGCACGGTCAGCAAAATCACCGTCACGATCCAAGGCATGGCGCATACGAATCCAGATGATTTCGACATTCTGCTTTCTTCGCCCGACGGGCGGCGAATCTTGTTGATGTCAGATGTCGGCGGAGGCGGCGACATCTCTGGCGTAAATCTGATCTTTGATGATGCGGCTGCATCGCTGCTTGATAACTCCGCGACGATCACGTCGGGAACATATAAACCGACAAACTTCGGCGTAAACGATGTGCTCAGCGCACCTGCCCCGGCGGGACCGTATGCCGATCCGCCGCAGCTTTCGACCTTCAATGGCGCATCGCCCAACGGCGATTGGAGTTTATGGGTCTATGATGATTTGAATGGCAACAGCGGCCAAATCGCGGGCGGTTGGAGTTTGACGCTGACGACGTATGAACCGGTCTGCTGCATTCCGCCTGCGTGCCCAACGATCACGGTTTTTCCGGCAACGATTGCATCGGGAACCGTTGGCGCAATGTACAGCCAAACCTTCGCGCAATCCGGGGGAACTTTGCCAGTTACTTTCAGTCTGTCTGGAACGCTGCCCAATGGATTGGCGCTTTCCACCGCTGGCGTGTTGAGCGGCATCCCAACGGAAAGCGGCGGTTTTCCGATCA is a window from the Acidobacteriota bacterium genome containing:
- a CDS encoding sigma-70 family RNA polymerase sigma factor codes for the protein MELSPQNTPNQNITKLLVDWRNGDQEALNQLMPLVYEELRRMANYYMRNERQGHTLQTSALVNEAYLRLVDHENIQWQNRSHFFGLAAQAMRRILVDHARSRNYQKRGGGAEQVSLDEAATLAEDRAAELIALDEALQELAKFDQRKSRIVEMRYFGGLSGEEVAEALGVSTATVSRDWETAKAWLLRELSRKEFMEKTK
- a CDS encoding S8 family serine peptidase, which encodes MVGTHTRSFIQSLFQSRLAWLLVFSVLLLPVCQKVLTAVSTAQQRPEPILLNSGALDISRQTAKLTLSGEKRLRLIQFAGAIQPAWYQALLASGAEIVNYIPNNAYLIYADADSVESLQAWNTTAASMHWLSDYLPQMKLSRSAAQPSVSAEFKDNLFAIQLVRDDAANQTTLNLLKQVQLIPAKQQTRIAHFINLIVALPSDAVAEIAERDDVISITRYSIPKRLDERQDQIVAGNISNGLPVQGDYLDYLSSKGFTQAQFTASNFVVNVSDSGIDNATSSPNHFALYTGGSMANASRVVYNRMIGTPSGPGSTLLGCDGHGTINSHIIAGFIPSGAPFNAFPHADASGFRHGLGVAPFVKVGSSVIFDNSTNFFGDYTFPDFVELESRAYNDRARISSNSWGGNTNGEYNIDAQLYDYLTRDAQPDGAVFSTPGNQELVTIFAAGNSGPQATSVAPPAAAKNTLSVGASESVNQFGGPDKCTTADSEADNANDLSIFTSRGPTMDGRRKPEIVAPGTHVTGGVLQVPNPPANGQADPCFIGQAVCGGPPSSPNFFPIGQQFYTASSGTSHATPAVSGAAALARQRFLNEGLAAPSPAMTKAALVNTARYMTGTDANDTLWSNVQGMGAVNLNSFFELFTVPTLLRDQDPVDVFTASGQVRTINGTISNSSKPFRVTLAWTDAPGSTTGAAWVNNLDLEVTIGGQTYRGNNFGGAFSIPGGVADDKNNLESVLIPAGVSGAFTIRIIAANIAGDGVPNNAALLDQDYALVVFNMAEALQPIVDAAGGTLAAETCLPADGAIDPGENVTVNFTLKNIGRTATTNLTATLLPGGNVVNPSASQTYGAIAPLGGTATRAFSFRASGSCGGQLSATMQLQDGNSSLGLIVFIFPLGVANLQTQTFSNTTSISVPTFGASTPYPSTINVADMSGTVSKITVTIQGMAHTNPDDFDILLSSPDGRRILLMSDVGGGGDISGVNLIFDDAAASLLDNSATITSGTYKPTNFGVNDVLSAPAPAGPYADPPQLSTFNGASPNGDWSLWVYDDLNGNSGQIAGGWSLTLTTYEPVCCIPPACPTITVFPATIASGTVGAMYSQTFAQSGGTLPVTFSLSGTLPNGLALSTAGVLSGIPTESGGFPIIVTATDFNGCTGSNSYTLTIAAPVNNGLQFYPLAAPVRLLDTRVGASGCDAPGAMISGGTSRTQTAAGRTCGGLTIPANAKALTGNITTVESGGGFLTLYPSGVTRPLVANSNFAANQILNNVFTVALGASDGAFNIFVTTNTNVVVDITGYYAPPSASGLYFHPLPKPVRLMDTRAGQTACFTPGAQLTADSTTTQLGTTTCDGVLIPAGAQALVGNATTVSPQANGFLTLFPADASRPLVASSNFQTGINMNAPFTVGLSPSGEFNIYTASATNLVIDVLGYFTAQLSDSNGQGLLFNPLPTPVRLLDTRAGQTGCFTPGAQMIGGTGYLQPATGVCTGIPAAAKAVVGNATTVNVSANGFLTFWPSNASQPLVAASNYRSSTVFNRHFTVGLGTDGAFKRFTSTTTDLVIDLVGYFAP